Below is a genomic region from Desulfuromonas sp..
GATTGTTGATTTCATGAGCGACTCCGGCGGCGACTTCTCCCAGGGCCGAGAGTTGGCTTGAGCGGAGTTGTGCATCCTGGAGTTTCTTCATTTCGGTAATGTCGGAGTTAACACCAAGCATCCGGTCCGGCTTGCCGTCTGCTCCCATGATGACAAGGCCATTCGCCTTGAGATACTTGACCGTTCCATCAGGGTGCAGAACACGAAACTCCGTATCAAAGTCTTTTTGACCATCAAGTGCGGCCTGACATACAGCCAACGCAGACTCTTTGTCCTCAGGGTGCAATCCATTGAGCCAGGCATCTATGTTGTTGGGAGTTCCCTCCCGAGTCACTCCATACAGCTCAAACATCCGGTCATCCCAAACCATGGTGTTCTCTCGGACGTTCCAATCCCAGACACCAAGCTGCGCTGCCCTGGTTGACAATAAAAGCCGATCCGTCAGGCGTTCATTCTCCTCTTCGGCTTTCTTGCGGGCTGTAATATTTCGTTCAGTGCTCAGGTAAAACCGTTCACTACCAGTCACTATTAGTTTGCTGGTGACCTCCAGCCACAAACGTTCGCCATTCTTATGTAAGTGCTGGGCTTCAAATTGCACGATCTCTCCAGATTCAAGTCTTTCAGTCCGAGAGGCCACTTCTTCAGGACTTACGAAAGGATCAATGATTGTAAGGTGTTGGCCAATGAGTTCCGATGGAGTATACCCATGCAGTTTTGCGCCCGAAGGGTTCACATCGGCAATAATTGGAGGGCCGTCAGGGGATGGCTTAAGCAGAAAGATATTATCAGCCGCCTGATCAAAAAGAGTGCGGAATCTATGTTCACTTTCACGGAGTTTTTCTCGCTCACTAATACGGTCTGTAATGACCTCTGTGTAAACGATAATCCCACCAACAGAACCATCGGCTTCATACCACGGTCTGCATTCCCATCTTGTCCAGACAATTGAGCCATCTTCTTTGGGATAAGAATCTTCCTCTGCGCTTAACACCTCACCGGCAAGGACTCTCTGGTGAACATCCCGCCACTTTTGTGGCAAGTCTGGGAAGACTTCATAATGGTGTTTACCAATAACATCTTGGCTCTCAACGTTATACTCATCAAGATAGCGCTGACTAACATAAAGGTAATTGAGCTCTCTGTCATGAACCGCTACGGCACTTCGGGTATGCTCAATGATATATTTTAAAAGCTCATGCGAGTGATGCTTCTCTTCGTTGGACATGACCAACCCTCTCCAACCCCCTCCAACTCTCAATTAATTTCAAGATATGTGATCAAAGAGATTCAACATGTGAAGCATAAAGACAGAAAGGCAGTGCAGATAAGCAGGTATCATTTCTATAGGGACACGTGTCTTATGCTCAACTCAGACAACACATATAACCCACCTATCAAAACTCAGTACACAAAATAAATGGTAATTATTCTACTTGAAATAAAAAAAACGGTCAAACAAATGACCGTTCCTATACATCCTGTTTATTTCTAATCAGGCGCCAAGCAATCTACCTTATCGATGTTTCCTGTAGACCCTGAATTCCAAGAGATAAAAAGGGGGCATCACTGCCCCCTCATAATCACTTCTTTGTCTTATCCCAATCGGCCAGAAACTTCTCGATGCCGATGTCGGTCAGAGGATGCCTGGCCAGCTGCTGCATGACCGAGAACGGGATGGTGCAGATATCGGCGCCGATCAGACCGGCCTGCAGTACATGCTGCGGGCTGCGGACCGAGGCGACAATAATCTCGGTGGTGTAGCCATAGTTATCAAAAATGGTCCGGATCTGTTCAATCCCCTCCATTCCTTCGTGGCCGATATCGTCGAGCCGACCGACGAACGGCGAAACATAGGTGGCGCCGGCTTTGGCCGCCAGCAACGCCTGCACCGAGGAGAAGACCAGGGTCACATTGGTCCTGATTCCCTTTTCCGAAAGGCGGCGGGTCGCCTTGAGCCCCTCACTGGTCATCGGCACCTTGATAACAATCTTCTCTTTATTGATTTTGACCAGCTCGAGCGCCTCGTCAACCATGCCATCAGCATCGAGAGAGATGACCTCGGCCGAAATCGGGCCGTCGACAATGCCGGCAATCTCGGTGACGACTTCCTTGAAATCACGGCCACTCTTGGCAATCAGCGACGGGTTGGTGGTAACCCCGTCAACGAGTCCCAGTTCGTGCGCCGAACGGATTTCATTGACTTCGGCGGTATCGATAAAAAATTTCATGATCTGCTCCTTAGGTTGAAATGTATTTTTTTGCCACCAAGACACCAAGGTCACGAAGAAAATCTAAATCATTCTTAACGCAGAGACGGAGAGTCGGTGAGTGAGAAAAGTATATTAAATTCTGGAAATCCAATCTGCCAATAAAGACCCTTCCGTTCTCTCCTTTAAAAGAGCTTTTGCTCTTCCTGGTGCCCTTCGTGCCTTCGTGGCAGCGCCTTTATTTACGGTTTCGCTTTTTTCGAATATTCATCCCGGCACTCGACCGAACAGAAATAATGTTGCTCTCCGCCAACCGATTTTGTGATGGCATCGCCGCGCGGCACGTAGGTTCCGCAGTTCGGATCACGCACCATATCTTCTCCCACCGATGTCTTCTCCGGTGGCCGCTGCAACGGCTTCTGGGCGAAGCTGCGCAGGATAAATGTCAACAGTGTGTAGACAAGGTAAAAGAAGAGCGCGAATAACAGAATGCGTATCATGGGCGCACTCTACCACAACTCGGCGACCCGCT
It encodes:
- the fsa gene encoding fructose-6-phosphate aldolase, translating into MKFFIDTAEVNEIRSAHELGLVDGVTTNPSLIAKSGRDFKEVVTEIAGIVDGPISAEVISLDADGMVDEALELVKINKEKIVIKVPMTSEGLKATRRLSEKGIRTNVTLVFSSVQALLAAKAGATYVSPFVGRLDDIGHEGMEGIEQIRTIFDNYGYTTEIIVASVRSPQHVLQAGLIGADICTIPFSVMQQLARHPLTDIGIEKFLADWDKTKK